A region of Planktomarina temperata RCA23 DNA encodes the following proteins:
- a CDS encoding LysR substrate-binding domain-containing protein, whose protein sequence is MPLTPNLNAYLYFETVARRGTLTRAAEELSVSPSAVSQQVKLLEQRLGVKLFRRDGRLLSLTLEGEQLFQTSNTALRMLRDADRHLGKTRDTHRLNLRVTPSFGVRWLGPRLADFVARHPDWELRVDAAPDPTDFEREVMDLDIRYGTGDWHGLHARAVVHDHVLPLCSPAYLESLDALDDPAEMLDQARLIDSARAICQWDFWLMHNGIETRGNTKSILMDRSSMALQLALDGAGIVLESLALALPEVTEGRLVPVLPEIPVLMFPSYWAICPARFLNRRPVKLFLGWLDTAVSEHTAQIETVLDQHGLTIEAFDLDHGQLAAR, encoded by the coding sequence ATGCCATTGACACCCAACCTCAACGCATATCTCTATTTCGAGACAGTCGCACGGCGCGGCACGCTTACCCGCGCCGCCGAGGAGCTTTCGGTCTCCCCTTCCGCTGTCAGCCAGCAGGTAAAACTTCTGGAGCAGCGGCTTGGGGTCAAGCTCTTTCGCCGTGACGGGCGCTTGCTCAGTCTGACCCTGGAGGGGGAGCAGTTGTTCCAGACTTCCAACACCGCCCTTAGGATGCTGCGCGATGCCGACCGGCATCTGGGCAAGACGCGCGATACCCATCGCCTTAATCTGCGGGTCACGCCCAGTTTCGGAGTGCGGTGGCTGGGGCCGCGTCTGGCTGACTTCGTAGCGCGCCACCCTGACTGGGAATTACGCGTCGATGCAGCACCGGACCCCACTGATTTCGAACGCGAGGTGATGGACCTCGACATCCGGTATGGCACGGGCGACTGGCATGGTTTGCACGCCCGCGCTGTTGTGCACGACCATGTGCTACCCCTGTGCAGCCCGGCATATCTTGAAAGTTTGGACGCATTGGATGACCCTGCCGAGATGCTCGATCAGGCTCGTCTGATCGACAGCGCACGGGCGATCTGCCAATGGGACTTCTGGCTGATGCACAACGGGATCGAAACCCGTGGCAACACTAAGTCGATCCTGATGGACCGCTCTTCTATGGCGCTGCAACTAGCCCTGGACGGGGCAGGCATCGTGTTGGAATCGCTTGCACTTGCATTGCCGGAAGTGACTGAGGGCCGGCTTGTTCCTGTCCTGCCGGAGATACCGGTGCTGATGTTTCCGTCGTATTGGGCAATCTGCCCGGCCCGTTTTCTCAACCGCCGTCCCGTAAAGCTTTTTCTCGGCTGGCTGGATACCGCAGTGTCGGAACATACTGCGCAGATCGAAACAGTGCTCGACCAACACGGATTGACGATCGAGGCATTCGATCTTGATCACGGCCAACTGGCGGCGCGATAG
- a CDS encoding TRAP transporter substrate-binding protein encodes MKLKTLLMTAVAGATLASAAFAQDVTLRIQTHYATEHPTGKMLAQWVDDVQTMSGGEISIEMFYSSSVVATVETFDAAINGILDCDATGGAYQTGKNPAFQFVGDIMGGYDTPWQQYSWLYYGDGYEAAQELYNAQGMQLIGWAVYGQESFASSKPIAGPADLVGWKFRSPPGMETEIFEKMGASPIVMDFTEIFTALETGIIDGADASGLANNVGLGLYDIVKHANYPGFHSMPSDHLACNQAVWEGLTEQQRRIMETAWQKLSFQIAMLNEKANTEAAAMLQEQGVTLYDWSTEDKAAFRVAAQAAWDDWATRSPEAAALVESHKVYLRQLGLIK; translated from the coding sequence ATGAAGCTTAAAACATTACTTATGACCGCCGTCGCCGGTGCTACATTGGCTAGCGCGGCATTCGCACAGGACGTAACCTTACGCATCCAAACACACTATGCTACTGAGCATCCTACAGGTAAGATGTTGGCTCAATGGGTAGATGACGTCCAAACTATGTCTGGAGGCGAGATCTCTATTGAGATGTTCTATTCATCGTCTGTTGTTGCTACTGTTGAAACATTCGATGCTGCAATCAATGGCATTCTTGATTGTGATGCAACAGGCGGCGCTTACCAAACTGGTAAAAACCCCGCGTTCCAATTCGTTGGCGACATCATGGGCGGGTACGACACCCCTTGGCAGCAGTATAGCTGGCTATACTATGGCGACGGCTACGAAGCGGCTCAGGAGCTCTACAACGCTCAGGGCATGCAGTTGATTGGGTGGGCGGTTTATGGTCAGGAGTCGTTTGCGTCTTCTAAGCCAATTGCTGGCCCTGCAGATCTTGTAGGTTGGAAATTCCGTTCACCTCCAGGCATGGAGACAGAGATATTCGAAAAAATGGGTGCGTCACCAATCGTGATGGACTTTACTGAGATCTTTACTGCGCTTGAAACGGGTATCATCGACGGTGCGGATGCATCTGGCTTGGCCAACAACGTGGGACTAGGTCTTTACGACATCGTGAAGCACGCGAACTATCCTGGTTTCCATTCTATGCCATCAGACCACCTCGCTTGTAATCAAGCTGTGTGGGAAGGCCTGACCGAACAACAGCGCCGCATCATGGAGACGGCCTGGCAAAAGTTATCGTTCCAAATAGCAATGTTGAATGAGAAGGCAAATACTGAGGCGGCTGCTATGCTCCAAGAGCAGGGAGTCACCCTATATGATTGGTCAACTGAAGATAAAGCTGCATTCCGCGTTGCAGCGCAGGCCGCTTGGGACGATTGGGCCACACGTAGTCCGGAGGCAGCAGCGCTAGTTGAAAGCCACAAGGTTTACCTTCGCCAGCTGGGTCTCATCAAGTAA
- a CDS encoding NAD(P)-dependent oxidoreductase, which translates to MGGTAIIGLGAMGQGMARNIMQAGISLRGFDLSTAARDRFAGAGGIAEDSAVDAVSGCDLLLVMVATAAQAEAALFDGVLDALAKDAVVILSSTVAPSEARAIAARLNDAGHLMLDAPVSGGHVGADGGTLTIMASGPDTAFDRAEAVLAAISKKVHRLGDAPGMGQPIRSCINWLPECIWWPLRN; encoded by the coding sequence ATGGGTGGTACTGCGATTATCGGGCTGGGTGCAATGGGGCAGGGCATGGCCCGCAACATTATGCAGGCGGGCATTTCGCTGCGTGGTTTTGACTTGTCGACAGCCGCGCGAGATCGGTTCGCTGGCGCCGGGGGAATCGCCGAGGACAGCGCGGTGGATGCAGTCTCGGGTTGTGACCTGTTGCTTGTGATGGTGGCGACAGCCGCGCAGGCCGAGGCAGCGCTTTTCGATGGCGTTTTGGATGCGCTGGCAAAAGACGCCGTGGTCATCCTGTCCTCCACGGTTGCCCCATCAGAGGCACGGGCGATTGCGGCGCGATTGAACGATGCAGGACACCTGATGCTGGATGCGCCGGTGTCTGGCGGTCATGTCGGCGCAGACGGCGGTACACTCACCATCATGGCATCCGGCCCCGACACTGCGTTTGATCGGGCCGAGGCGGTGCTGGCGGCAATATCGAAAAAGGTTCACCGTCTTGGTGACGCACCGGGCATGGGGCAACCTATAAGGTCGTGCATCAACTGGCTGCCGGAGTGCATCTGGTGGCCGCTGCGGAACTGA
- a CDS encoding TRAP transporter small permease subunit translates to MQIESLFLGRMRAPIKTGMIVFCGLTLLLYLFLVGQRMFAVEPYGMFEMIRPAGKPLVQVTLTCLAISLIFASIFLSDTKGAIETPPDGFFDLVSVVLGRLAMIMTAFIVLVMFYEVVSRYVFSRPTLWANELSLWIGCFVFLFAGLYAMQQRSHIRIYIIYDTMPWWMQKTSDCISVLLIVAFTFALVWGGYTDAENRFMRMETFGTAWDPPIPGIVKPALLIIVVLVCIQAVSNLFADWNKAPQSHTPADEIDEMEIENIRRTLEEKN, encoded by the coding sequence ATGCAGATAGAATCGCTTTTTTTAGGGCGCATGAGAGCGCCGATCAAGACGGGAATGATCGTCTTTTGTGGCCTCACACTTTTGCTTTATCTGTTTCTTGTTGGGCAGCGAATGTTCGCAGTAGAACCCTACGGTATGTTTGAGATGATACGTCCTGCGGGAAAGCCGCTGGTACAGGTAACACTCACTTGTTTAGCAATATCATTAATCTTTGCATCAATCTTTTTGTCCGACACTAAAGGCGCAATTGAAACGCCTCCTGACGGTTTTTTTGATCTTGTGTCCGTGGTTTTGGGGCGCCTTGCGATGATTATGACAGCTTTTATTGTGCTAGTAATGTTCTACGAGGTCGTTTCGCGCTACGTATTCTCGCGGCCAACACTTTGGGCCAATGAACTGTCCCTGTGGATCGGATGTTTCGTTTTTTTGTTTGCAGGACTTTACGCCATGCAACAACGTAGCCATATCCGAATTTACATCATTTACGACACAATGCCTTGGTGGATGCAAAAAACATCTGACTGTATCTCCGTCCTGTTGATCGTTGCCTTCACCTTCGCCCTTGTTTGGGGTGGCTATACCGATGCCGAGAACCGCTTCATGCGGATGGAGACCTTTGGCACGGCTTGGGATCCGCCTATCCCTGGTATTGTCAAACCCGCACTACTAATCATTGTTGTCTTGGTCTGCATTCAAGCTGTTTCTAACTTGTTCGCCGATTGGAATAAGGCACCGCAGTCGCACACACCGGCCGACGAGATCGATGAAATGGAAATCGAAAACATCCGCCGTACTCTTGAGGAAAAGAACTAA
- a CDS encoding TRAP transporter large permease, with translation MVDIGTLSLIVLLGMFALLAIGMPLGFASAFLAVVTLSLKFPPDLLWGDFGRGPLSVLGQAVYRQMTNYVLISVPLFIFMAAMLERSGIARDMYSSLNVWMSRMRGGIAIATSIMAVIMAAMSGIIGGEVVLLGLIALPQMLRLGYDRNLAIGTICASGSLGTMIPPSIVLIFYGLVTETSIKALFTASFLPGFMLASFFILYILIRTRANTSLAPLPDPIPGEPEGSEKGLMFLGFISRFAMWVSGVLFLRAVFFTMTGDNTIRENEDPITLGMVADIPWIVGAFVIFALIVFVVVGRERTQRGWKMGKGLIAPIVVIGVVLGSIYGGITGITEAAGMGVIAVFAIGIIRREMTFDIVWDSLIRTLKSTGTIIWVTIGAAALAAAYTLVGGPTYVANMIIGAELPTMGIILMMMLVFLIMGMFMDWVGIVLLIMPVFLPIVVRLPVEEIGLFGSIEARYIPIWFGVVFCMNMQVSFLSPPFGPAAFYLKSVAPPEISLTDIFRGFLPFICLQLLALSTLLIWPNIITMFL, from the coding sequence ATGGTCGATATTGGCACACTATCTCTTATCGTTCTTCTGGGTATGTTCGCCCTGTTGGCCATTGGTATGCCTCTTGGGTTTGCCTCGGCGTTCTTGGCTGTTGTCACCCTCTCTTTAAAGTTCCCACCTGATCTTTTATGGGGTGATTTTGGGCGTGGCCCGCTGTCTGTCCTGGGGCAGGCGGTCTATCGGCAAATGACGAATTATGTGCTCATATCGGTTCCGTTATTTATATTCATGGCTGCAATGCTGGAGCGGTCTGGTATTGCGCGGGATATGTATTCGTCGCTCAACGTTTGGATGAGCCGGATGCGTGGCGGCATCGCCATAGCTACGTCTATCATGGCGGTAATAATGGCCGCGATGTCTGGTATTATCGGCGGTGAAGTTGTGCTGCTTGGCTTAATCGCTTTGCCCCAGATGTTACGACTTGGCTATGATCGCAATCTTGCTATTGGTACGATCTGTGCGTCTGGTTCACTGGGAACCATGATACCACCATCGATAGTTTTAATTTTTTACGGTCTTGTAACAGAGACATCTATCAAGGCGTTGTTCACCGCATCTTTTTTGCCAGGTTTTATGCTAGCATCGTTCTTCATTCTATATATTTTGATCCGCACGCGAGCGAACACATCATTAGCCCCCTTGCCAGATCCAATCCCGGGCGAGCCCGAAGGCTCAGAAAAGGGTTTGATGTTCCTCGGCTTTATCTCACGCTTTGCGATGTGGGTGTCGGGTGTTTTGTTCCTTCGCGCGGTCTTTTTTACCATGACAGGTGACAATACAATCCGCGAAAATGAAGACCCGATCACGTTGGGTATGGTCGCTGACATCCCTTGGATAGTTGGCGCGTTTGTGATCTTTGCTTTAATTGTGTTCGTGGTCGTTGGACGTGAACGTACCCAACGTGGTTGGAAAATGGGTAAAGGACTCATAGCCCCAATTGTTGTCATTGGTGTGGTCTTAGGGTCCATTTATGGTGGCATTACAGGTATCACTGAAGCTGCCGGCATGGGTGTGATCGCCGTATTCGCCATCGGTATCATCCGCCGCGAAATGACGTTTGATATCGTTTGGGACAGCTTGATCCGTACGCTTAAGTCGACAGGCACGATTATCTGGGTCACAATCGGTGCAGCAGCTTTGGCTGCTGCCTATACGCTTGTTGGTGGACCAACCTATGTAGCTAACATGATCATTGGAGCAGAGCTGCCAACGATGGGTATCATATTGATGATGATGCTTGTGTTTTTGATCATGGGCATGTTCATGGATTGGGTCGGTATCGTGCTCTTGATTATGCCGGTATTCCTACCCATCGTAGTACGACTTCCAGTTGAGGAAATCGGGCTCTTCGGCAGCATAGAAGCACGCTACATTCCGATCTGGTTCGGCGTTGTATTCTGTATGAACATGCAAGTCAGCTTTTTGTCACCACCCTTTGGCCCCGCGGCTTTCTATCTAAAGTCTGTTGCGCCGCCCGAGATTTCGCTGACAGATATCTTCCGCGGTTTCTTGCCGTTCATCTGTTTGCAACTGTTGGCACTTTCAACCCTGCTGATCTGGCCGAACATTATCACCATGTTCTTATGA
- a CDS encoding four-carbon acid sugar kinase family protein, whose protein sequence is MNIGEKPVLAWLGDDFTGAAAVMEVLAFAGLPAVLFLRPPTPERMEDFPDMRGIGIASMARTFDADRMDEELPVLFDILAKTGATLVQYKTCSTLDSAPHIGSIGKAMDIGSKAFDTNTIPVMIAAPEMRRYQAFGQLFAGTDAGVFRLDRHPVMARHPVTPMGEADVAVHLSAQTKMAMHCLNFEVLSDLEGAKAAMDIAQGGITIDQMTSADVTSAGELLWGAGHRFVVGSQGIAYALVAYFQKTGVLAASPAVKGIGRAKRMAVVSGSVSPITGDQIAWALDNGFVDIRLDVVRACEGDLAAEEIRVLAAAKAALERDQVPLIYTARGTDDLAVMQLREAAGDDLAQINDEIGTSLGRILARLVDQSALDRAVVSGGDTSGHVCRALGIDALTAAAPTIPGAAICFAHGGTRPLTLALKGGQMGSRDYFGWVLNGGGQK, encoded by the coding sequence ATGAATATTGGCGAAAAACCTGTTCTGGCGTGGCTGGGTGATGATTTTACTGGTGCCGCAGCCGTCATGGAAGTACTGGCGTTCGCTGGCTTGCCGGCAGTGTTGTTCTTGCGCCCGCCAACACCAGAACGGATGGAAGATTTTCCAGATATGCGTGGGATCGGTATCGCCAGTATGGCACGTACGTTTGATGCTGATCGTATGGATGAAGAATTGCCAGTCCTATTCGATATTCTCGCAAAAACAGGTGCGACATTGGTGCAATACAAGACGTGCTCAACCCTCGATTCAGCACCTCATATTGGATCAATCGGCAAAGCTATGGACATCGGTTCAAAGGCGTTTGATACCAACACAATCCCGGTCATGATAGCAGCCCCTGAAATGCGCCGTTACCAAGCATTTGGGCAGCTGTTTGCAGGAACTGATGCAGGGGTTTTCCGTTTAGACAGACACCCCGTTATGGCTAGGCATCCCGTGACACCTATGGGCGAAGCGGATGTGGCAGTGCATTTGTCGGCACAAACCAAAATGGCGATGCACTGCCTCAATTTTGAAGTTTTGAGTGATCTGGAAGGCGCTAAGGCTGCGATGGACATTGCTCAGGGTGGGATCACTATTGATCAGATGACATCCGCAGATGTTACGTCTGCGGGTGAGCTGTTGTGGGGCGCTGGGCATCGGTTTGTAGTTGGCTCACAAGGGATCGCCTATGCATTGGTCGCGTATTTCCAAAAGACAGGTGTGCTTGCGGCGTCACCTGCCGTCAAAGGCATTGGCCGCGCCAAGCGGATGGCTGTGGTGTCAGGTTCGGTATCGCCAATTACGGGGGATCAAATTGCATGGGCGCTAGACAACGGATTTGTGGATATCAGATTGGATGTTGTACGGGCTTGTGAAGGTGATCTTGCTGCCGAAGAAATCCGTGTTTTGGCTGCTGCGAAAGCCGCGTTGGAGCGCGATCAAGTCCCGCTAATCTATACTGCGCGTGGCACAGATGACCTGGCTGTCATGCAATTACGAGAGGCGGCTGGCGACGATCTTGCACAAATAAACGATGAGATTGGCACTTCTCTTGGACGTATCCTTGCGCGGCTCGTCGATCAATCGGCACTTGATCGCGCTGTGGTTTCGGGTGGCGATACCTCGGGGCATGTGTGCAGGGCCTTGGGCATCGATGCACTTACCGCCGCCGCCCCTACCATTCCAGGCGCTGCAATTTGCTTTGCCCATGGCGGAACGCGGCCGCTTACGTTGGCACTGAAGGGCGGACAGATGGGCAGCCGCGATTACTTTGGATGGGTTCTGAATGGAGGTGGCCAAAAATGA
- a CDS encoding phosphogluconate dehydrogenase C-terminal domain-containing protein: protein MTDKLVLMGAGGKMGVRSAANLARTDFDVAHVEISEAGRARLKETVGVDCVDIDSAMEGADIVLLAVPDTAIKAVAATIIDKVPSGAMVICLDAAGPFAGHLPAREDVTYFVTHPCHPPIYNDEKTDAGRKDYFGGIAAEQGIVNALMQGPENHYALGEKVGRAIYAPVARSHRVTVEQMALLEPGLSETVCASLLDVMREAMDEVVRRGVPKEAARDFLLGHMNILGAVIFEEVDGVFSDACNKAIEFGKPVLMRDDWKRVFEPDEIAASIQRIT, encoded by the coding sequence ATGACTGACAAACTGGTTCTTATGGGTGCTGGCGGCAAGATGGGTGTACGGAGTGCCGCCAACCTTGCGAGAACCGATTTCGACGTGGCGCATGTTGAAATCTCCGAAGCCGGACGCGCTCGATTGAAAGAGACTGTGGGCGTTGATTGCGTCGACATCGACAGTGCGATGGAGGGTGCAGACATCGTCCTGCTGGCCGTCCCAGATACCGCTATCAAAGCCGTCGCCGCTACGATCATCGACAAAGTGCCAAGTGGCGCGATGGTTATCTGCCTTGATGCGGCGGGTCCATTTGCTGGCCATCTACCCGCTCGTGAAGACGTTACTTATTTTGTTACGCACCCTTGCCATCCCCCGATTTACAACGACGAAAAAACAGACGCTGGCCGGAAGGACTACTTCGGTGGGATCGCCGCAGAACAGGGTATCGTAAACGCACTGATGCAAGGCCCGGAGAATCACTATGCTTTGGGTGAAAAAGTGGGTCGCGCCATCTATGCGCCTGTTGCGCGGAGCCACCGTGTCACGGTCGAACAGATGGCCTTGCTGGAGCCAGGCTTGTCCGAAACCGTTTGCGCATCCTTGCTAGACGTCATGCGTGAAGCCATGGACGAAGTTGTACGCCGTGGCGTGCCAAAGGAAGCTGCGCGTGACTTCTTACTCGGCCATATGAACATTCTTGGTGCTGTAATATTTGAGGAAGTTGATGGAGTGTTTTCAGACGCGTGCAACAAGGCGATTGAATTCGGCAAGCCTGTCCTGATGCGTGATGACTGGAAGCGGGTGTTCGAGCCAGACGAGATTGCCGCCAGTATTCAACGCATTACCTAA
- a CDS encoding FCD domain-containing protein: MSDQTLPEKLANQLRRDILRGNLTPGDSVKERTRANDLGVSRTPMREAIRIVAREGLITLRPSRSPIIAIPDIKAVTDDVEVLISIEKLSGKLACERATNKDIDEIAAITQHMSENYSTIDTVDMFEIDMSFHSAIAKASHNEPIAEIHTRFLARLWRARFLAAVKRRNRSNVIAEHTAILMALRNREPLALDAAIGKHLDQLSRDIISVISHEGQNLKAVTD; this comes from the coding sequence ATGTCGGATCAAACTTTGCCAGAAAAACTTGCAAATCAGCTGCGCCGCGACATCTTGCGAGGTAATCTCACTCCTGGAGATTCTGTAAAAGAGCGCACCAGAGCTAATGATCTTGGCGTTAGCCGAACACCAATGCGCGAAGCAATCCGTATCGTAGCGCGCGAAGGTCTGATCACCTTACGACCTTCGCGTAGTCCCATAATTGCAATCCCGGATATCAAAGCCGTTACCGACGATGTCGAGGTTTTGATATCAATTGAAAAGCTATCAGGCAAATTAGCATGTGAGCGTGCGACTAACAAAGACATTGATGAAATTGCTGCAATCACGCAGCATATGTCCGAAAACTATAGCACTATAGACACCGTCGACATGTTCGAAATCGACATGAGTTTTCATTCTGCAATTGCTAAAGCATCGCATAATGAGCCCATCGCAGAAATCCACACTCGTTTCTTGGCGCGTCTTTGGCGAGCGCGTTTTCTTGCTGCAGTTAAGCGTCGGAATCGTAGTAATGTGATAGCGGAACATACTGCTATTCTAATGGCATTGCGTAATAGAGAGCCTTTGGCCCTTGATGCTGCCATCGGAAAGCACTTGGATCAACTATCACGAGATATCATTAGCGTGATCTCCCATGAAGGTCAAAATTTGAAGGCAGTGACAGATTAG
- a CDS encoding NAD-binding protein yields the protein MAAAELMAFGTKAGCDPKTLLDIVSSSAGQSWMLDDRAPRMMQTDPVPTSTVDIFIKDLGLVVQSARDSGAPVPLAAAAYQMMVGAGGMGLGRSDDSAVIRAYEALTGCRVTETEAEISATKDANT from the coding sequence GTGGCCGCTGCGGAACTGATGGCATTTGGCACCAAGGCGGGTTGCGATCCGAAAACGCTCCTAGACATCGTCTCGAGCTCTGCTGGCCAAAGCTGGATGTTGGACGACCGCGCACCGCGCATGATGCAGACCGATCCGGTCCCAACCTCGACTGTCGACATATTTATCAAGGATCTGGGCCTTGTCGTACAATCCGCACGCGATAGTGGCGCGCCGGTACCTTTGGCTGCGGCGGCCTATCAGATGATGGTGGGCGCGGGTGGCATGGGACTGGGACGGTCAGACGACAGCGCCGTGATCCGCGCCTATGAGGCACTGACCGGGTGCAGAGTTACCGAAACTGAAGCGGAAATTTCCGCGACAAAGGACGCCAACACATGA
- a CDS encoding ribulose-bisphosphate carboxylase large subunit family protein: MTRLKATYEIESPVGVQRAAEVMAGEQSTGTFMRLASETDALRGRSAARLDHIEITGTSSHPALPCRLSAENYEQGRVTISWPMENFGPSLPNILATVAGNLFELAELSAIRLVDLGIPNALATGCPGPQFGIAGTRQLMGVPSGPMIGTIVKPSVGLSAKQTAELVSDLAKADIDFIKDDELQGNGPACPFADRAKLVMQVLNSAAQKSGRKVMYAFNITDEIDAMRRNIDLLESLGATCAMISLNSIGMAGLRAMRDHSPLPIHAHRNGWGLMSRSPHIGVAYSVMQKLWRLAGSDHLHVNGLANKFTEDDDVVTNSARAVQAPLSEARPHVALPVFSSGQTAWQVGPSMELLGNDDFLFCAGGGIMSHPDGPAAGITSLRQAAAAQKAGERVEDYAKDHPELAAALATFKSTVNRN; the protein is encoded by the coding sequence ATGACACGTTTGAAAGCAACCTATGAAATCGAAAGCCCCGTGGGCGTACAGCGCGCCGCTGAAGTTATGGCTGGTGAGCAATCGACAGGCACCTTCATGCGTCTCGCATCTGAGACCGACGCATTGCGCGGCCGCTCCGCAGCGCGGTTGGATCATATTGAAATCACGGGCACCTCTAGTCATCCTGCTTTGCCGTGTAGGTTAAGTGCTGAGAACTATGAGCAAGGCCGCGTAACCATTAGTTGGCCGATGGAAAACTTTGGCCCGTCCTTGCCCAATATCCTTGCCACTGTTGCAGGTAATTTATTTGAACTGGCCGAACTTTCTGCGATCCGGCTTGTGGATCTTGGTATACCTAATGCGCTGGCAACAGGGTGTCCTGGCCCTCAGTTTGGGATCGCAGGCACGCGACAGCTGATGGGAGTGCCAAGCGGGCCGATGATCGGGACGATTGTAAAGCCGAGCGTTGGATTAAGTGCTAAGCAAACGGCCGAACTTGTTAGTGATCTGGCGAAGGCGGACATCGATTTCATCAAGGATGACGAGTTGCAAGGCAACGGACCCGCATGCCCGTTTGCTGATCGCGCCAAATTGGTGATGCAGGTTTTGAATAGTGCCGCGCAAAAGTCAGGGCGCAAGGTCATGTATGCCTTCAATATCACTGACGAGATTGACGCGATGCGTCGTAACATTGACCTGCTCGAAAGCCTTGGTGCGACCTGTGCAATGATATCGCTAAACTCTATCGGCATGGCTGGCCTGAGGGCGATGCGCGACCACAGCCCGCTTCCGATCCATGCTCACCGCAATGGATGGGGTTTGATGTCGCGCTCGCCGCACATAGGGGTCGCCTATTCCGTAATGCAAAAACTGTGGCGGTTGGCGGGCAGCGATCATTTGCATGTGAACGGTCTCGCCAACAAGTTCACTGAGGATGATGACGTCGTTACTAACTCCGCGCGCGCCGTGCAAGCGCCCCTGAGCGAGGCTAGGCCACACGTGGCTTTACCGGTATTTTCCTCTGGTCAAACCGCGTGGCAAGTAGGCCCCTCGATGGAACTGCTCGGGAATGACGATTTTCTGTTCTGCGCAGGCGGTGGGATCATGAGCCATCCGGACGGACCCGCTGCAGGTATTACTAGTTTACGCCAAGCTGCAGCCGCACAAAAGGCAGGCGAGCGAGTGGAAGATTACGCCAAAGATCACCCTGAGTTAGCGGCTGCGTTGGCAACATTTAAGAGCACTGTGAACCGGAATTAG
- a CDS encoding SDR family NAD(P)-dependent oxidoreductase, protein MKLLDGQTAIITGAASARGLGKAMAKLFAEHGARIVILDLDAAQAEDAAAEIGHGHIGLACDVTRKQDCDDAVATVLKALGQIDILVNNAGITQPLKIMDISHENYDAVMDVNLLGTLNMSQSVIPHMRERKTGKLINMSSVSAQRGGGIFGGPHYSAAKAGILGLTKAMARELAPDGIRSNAICPGFIATDITGGKLTAEMMDMILEGIPMGRAGEASDVAGCALFLASDLSAYVTGSEVDVNGGSLIH, encoded by the coding sequence ATGAAACTTCTCGACGGACAAACGGCAATCATTACTGGCGCAGCGAGCGCACGCGGTCTTGGCAAGGCGATGGCGAAACTCTTTGCAGAACACGGTGCCAGGATCGTGATCCTTGATCTGGACGCGGCGCAGGCAGAGGATGCGGCTGCTGAGATCGGCCATGGGCACATTGGTCTGGCCTGCGATGTGACGCGCAAGCAGGATTGTGATGATGCCGTGGCAACCGTGCTCAAGGCACTGGGGCAGATTGATATCCTCGTGAACAATGCGGGCATCACGCAGCCGCTGAAGATCATGGATATCAGCCACGAGAATTATGACGCGGTGATGGACGTAAACCTGCTTGGCACACTTAACATGAGCCAGTCCGTCATCCCACATATGCGCGAGCGCAAGACGGGCAAGCTGATAAACATGTCGTCCGTGTCCGCACAGCGCGGCGGTGGGATTTTCGGTGGACCGCATTATTCGGCCGCCAAGGCCGGCATTCTGGGGCTGACCAAAGCGATGGCGCGGGAACTCGCGCCTGATGGCATCCGCTCCAACGCGATCTGTCCGGGTTTCATCGCCACGGATATCACAGGGGGCAAGTTGACCGCCGAGATGATGGACATGATACTTGAGGGTATTCCCATGGGCCGGGCCGGTGAGGCGTCGGATGTTGCAGGCTGTGCCTTGTTCCTTGCTTCCGATTTGTCGGCCTATGTCACAGGGTCTGAAGTGGACGTGAATGGCGGATCGCTCATTCATTAG